A single region of the Oncorhynchus keta strain PuntledgeMale-10-30-2019 chromosome 4, Oket_V2, whole genome shotgun sequence genome encodes:
- the pxdc1b gene encoding PX domain-containing protein 1, whose product MASAIFEGTSLVNMFVKDCWVNGIRRLIINQRGEEEEFYEIRTEWSDRNVLYLHRSYSDFGRLFKRLVESFPEDRRALSKSPLIEGLVKIKEASDIELKLNEVEKLLKNAINMPWKYSRSEVVLTFFERSPLDQVLKNDNVHKIQPCFQSPYKISEIMRSNGFCLANTETIVFDESLPQDAERPSSTDSAAGSAEHLYEDGREFLTVEPDISDDDSDAYVTNLSYYHLVPFETDILE is encoded by the exons ATGGCATCGGCGATATTCGAGGGGACGTCTCTGGTCAACATGTTTGTCAAGGATTGCTGGGTGAACGGGATCCGGAGACTGATCATAAATCagcgaggagaggaagaagaattCTACGAGATCAGAACCGAGTGGTCAGACAGAAACGTTTTGTATTTGCACAGGAGTTATTCCGATTTTGGGAGATTGTTCAAAAGACTGGTTGAATCATTCCCGGAGGACAGAAGAGCTCTCTCCAAGTCGCCGCTTATCGAAG GTCTGGTTAAGATTAAAGAGGCCAGTGACATCGAGCTGAAACTAAATGAGGTGGAGAAGCTACTGAAGAATGCCATCAACATGCCATGGAAG tATTCTAGGTCAGAGGTGGTGTTGACATTCTTTGAGCGATCACCGCTGGACCAAGTGCTGAAGAATGACAACGTCCACAAGATCCAGCCATGCTTCCAGAGTCCATACAAGATATCAG AGATCATGCGTTCcaatggcttctgtctggccaacACTGAGACAATCGTGTTTGATGAGAGTCTGCCACAGGATGCAGAGAGACCCTCATCCACTGACTCTGCTGCTGGCTCTGCAGAACACCT GTACGAGGATGGCAGGGAGTTCCTGACGGTGGAACCAGACATCAGTGACGATGACTCCGATGCCTACGTCACAAACCTGTCTTACTACCATCTGGTCCCCTTTGAGACGGACATCCTGGAATGA